Proteins co-encoded in one Haloarcula pelagica genomic window:
- a CDS encoding 6-hydroxymethylpterin diphosphokinase MptE-like protein produces the protein MHFDTWEPVYAALLDDFGYDRSGDERARDVLAGLIGDADTYDPTELAIDDATVAIAGAGPSLERDADRAAAADLVLAASTAADRLETVGVEVDCQVTDLDKNPETTRALSEAGTPVAVHAHGDNVPAVETHVPTFDFAAVVPTTQAEPTPPVVNFGGFTDGDRAAFLADHFGAAELTFVGWDFDDPAVDPEKRRKLWWAERLLGWLERRRGEPFAVLDGRRDDIEPIGE, from the coding sequence ATGCACTTCGATACCTGGGAGCCGGTGTACGCCGCGCTCCTCGACGACTTCGGCTACGACCGGTCGGGCGACGAGCGAGCGCGGGACGTTCTCGCGGGACTGATCGGCGACGCCGACACGTACGATCCGACCGAGTTGGCGATCGACGACGCGACGGTCGCCATCGCCGGTGCCGGGCCGTCACTGGAGCGCGACGCCGACCGGGCCGCGGCGGCCGATCTGGTCCTGGCTGCCTCGACGGCGGCGGACCGCCTGGAGACAGTCGGCGTCGAGGTCGACTGTCAGGTGACCGACCTGGACAAGAACCCCGAGACGACACGGGCACTGAGCGAGGCCGGAACCCCCGTCGCCGTCCACGCCCACGGGGACAACGTGCCGGCCGTCGAGACACACGTCCCGACCTTCGACTTCGCCGCGGTCGTCCCGACCACACAGGCCGAACCGACACCCCCGGTCGTGAACTTCGGAGGATTCACCGACGGTGACCGGGCGGCGTTTCTCGCAGACCACTTCGGCGCGGCCGAACTGACCTTCGTCGGGTGGGACTTCGACGACCCCGCTGTCGACCCGGAGAAACGCCGGAAACTGTGGTGGGCCGAACGGCTCCTCGGCTGGCTCGAACGGCGCCGCGGCGAACCCTTCGCCGTCCTCGACGGGCGCCGGGACGACATCGAGCCGATCGGGGAGTGA
- the gatE gene encoding Glu-tRNA(Gln) amidotransferase subunit GatE, with product MTEDYDYEALGLVAGLEIHQQLDTATKLFCNCPTRIREPEESDRQFTRYLHPTKSELGELDEAALEESMVDRKFEYLAYDSTCLVEEDDEPPHRVDREAMETTLEIAQLLDMSVVDQAHVMRKIVVDGSNTTGFQRSMLVANDGTIETSEGEVGVEDMLLEEESCQRIEATDDGVRFSLDRLGIPLVEIGTKPDIRSPEQAREAAERIGMLLRSTGQVKRGLGTIRQDVNVSIADGARIELKGVQSLDDIDDIVRNEVRRQVELLDIVDELADRDASVGEPQDVTDVFDDTDSGVIRGALDDGGAVQAVLLSGFDGLVGREIQPDRRLGTEFSDHAKRHGAGGIFHTDELPAYGVTEAEVAALRDAVGADEDDAVAIVADDPETAALAIDAVAERAETAMAGVPEETRDANDDATSRYLRPLPGAARMYPETDVPPVEPDVTEVETPELLTEKVQRYEADHGLDAGLAEQVAYGQRWPLFEAVVHEGVDPTLAAGVLESTLTELRRDGVAVEHLTDEHLRGTLLLVDGGEVPREGVEDLLTALAEDPSLTAQAAVEQEDLGGVSEDEVREAVVEVVERNADQIEAEGMGAFSALMGECMGALRGKADGDTVSDVLRQEIQQRA from the coding sequence ATGACCGAGGACTACGACTACGAGGCCCTTGGCCTGGTCGCGGGGCTGGAGATCCACCAGCAACTCGACACGGCCACGAAGCTGTTCTGTAACTGTCCGACCCGGATTCGCGAGCCCGAGGAGTCCGACCGGCAGTTCACCCGCTACCTCCACCCGACCAAGAGCGAGCTCGGAGAGCTCGACGAGGCGGCCCTGGAGGAGAGCATGGTCGACCGGAAGTTCGAGTATCTCGCCTACGACTCGACCTGCCTGGTCGAGGAGGACGACGAACCGCCCCATCGGGTCGACCGCGAAGCCATGGAGACGACCTTAGAGATCGCACAGCTGCTGGACATGAGCGTCGTCGACCAGGCCCACGTCATGCGAAAGATCGTCGTCGACGGCTCCAACACCACGGGGTTCCAGCGGTCGATGCTGGTCGCCAACGACGGCACGATCGAGACCAGCGAGGGCGAGGTCGGCGTCGAGGACATGCTGCTCGAAGAGGAGTCCTGCCAGCGCATCGAAGCGACCGACGACGGCGTGCGGTTCTCGCTGGATCGCCTGGGGATCCCGCTGGTCGAGATCGGCACGAAGCCGGACATCCGCTCGCCCGAGCAGGCCCGCGAGGCCGCCGAGCGGATCGGGATGCTCCTGCGTTCGACCGGCCAGGTCAAGCGCGGCCTCGGCACCATCCGCCAGGACGTGAACGTCTCGATCGCCGACGGCGCCCGGATCGAACTGAAGGGGGTCCAGAGCCTCGACGACATCGACGACATCGTCCGCAACGAGGTCCGCCGGCAGGTCGAACTACTGGACATCGTCGACGAACTCGCCGACCGGGACGCCAGCGTGGGCGAGCCACAGGACGTGACCGACGTGTTCGACGACACCGACTCCGGGGTCATCCGCGGGGCACTGGACGACGGCGGTGCGGTGCAGGCCGTCCTGCTCTCGGGCTTCGACGGCCTGGTCGGTCGTGAGATCCAGCCCGACCGGCGGCTCGGCACAGAATTCTCCGACCACGCCAAGCGCCACGGCGCCGGCGGCATCTTCCACACGGACGAACTGCCGGCCTACGGCGTCACCGAGGCCGAAGTCGCAGCGCTCCGGGACGCCGTCGGGGCAGACGAGGACGACGCCGTCGCCATCGTCGCCGACGACCCGGAGACCGCCGCCCTCGCCATCGACGCCGTCGCCGAGCGCGCCGAGACGGCCATGGCTGGCGTCCCGGAGGAGACCCGCGACGCGAACGACGACGCCACCTCCCGGTACCTCCGACCGCTCCCGGGTGCGGCGCGGATGTACCCCGAGACCGACGTGCCACCCGTCGAACCGGACGTGACCGAAGTCGAGACGCCCGAACTGCTGACCGAGAAAGTACAGCGGTACGAGGCGGATCACGGGCTGGACGCCGGCCTCGCCGAACAGGTCGCCTACGGTCAGCGCTGGCCGCTGTTCGAGGCCGTCGTCCACGAGGGTGTCGATCCGACCCTCGCCGCGGGCGTGCTGGAGTCGACGCTGACGGAACTGCGCCGCGACGGTGTGGCGGTCGAGCACCTCACCGACGAGCACCTGCGCGGGACGCTCCTGCTGGTCGACGGCGGCGAAGTCCCCCGTGAGGGCGTCGAGGATCTGCTGACCGCACTGGCCGAGGACCCGAGTCTGACCGCCCAAGCGGCCGTCGAACAGGAGGACCTCGGCGGCGTCAGCGAGGACGAGGTGCGCGAGGCCGTCGTCGAGGTCGTCGAGCGCAACGCCGACCAGATCGAAGCCGAGGGGATGGGCGCCTTCTCGGCACTGATGGGCGAGTGCATGGGCGCGCTCCGCGGGAAGGCCGACGGCGACACGGTGAGTGACGTGTTGCGCCAGGAGATCCAGCAGCGGGCCTGA
- a CDS encoding carbohydrate ABC transporter permease: MREILNRLTSAGGRLRSAVERDESDGKQVATDGGTAVKEGRQETLRNRLPVQWELIESSPFWLPPLFLAGLFVYGAIFWNFIISLTDWGGLGDADYSQLDFSMYTRMAGDPTFWQATQNTLVLLVVFTLFCLAMGLLIAILIDQKIRFENTFRTIYLLPMSLSFVVTATLWAWMYNASNGVLNNFLRVLNLEGLIITLLKPAAVQATTIQWLSWSTTALGAVIFALLWQFSGYAMVVFLAGLRAIPDEHYEAARVDGASTVRMYMRVIIPQLRAPAVSASVVLMVFALKAFDFIFALRGDQPGANIDILATMMYREAFTGGNEWAYGSAIAIVLFVLALLVIAPYLYSEYQRGEL, encoded by the coding sequence ATGCGCGAGATACTCAACAGACTCACAAGTGCCGGAGGCCGTCTCCGGTCGGCGGTAGAACGCGACGAATCGGACGGTAAACAGGTGGCAACGGACGGTGGCACGGCCGTCAAAGAGGGGCGACAGGAGACACTGCGGAACCGACTCCCGGTGCAGTGGGAGCTCATCGAGTCGTCCCCGTTCTGGCTCCCGCCGCTCTTTCTGGCCGGACTCTTCGTCTACGGCGCGATCTTCTGGAACTTCATCATCTCGCTGACCGACTGGGGCGGACTGGGCGACGCGGACTACTCCCAGCTCGATTTCAGTATGTACACGCGGATGGCGGGCGACCCGACCTTCTGGCAGGCGACACAGAACACGCTCGTCTTGCTCGTCGTGTTCACCCTGTTCTGTCTGGCGATGGGGTTGCTGATCGCGATACTCATCGACCAGAAGATCCGGTTCGAGAACACGTTCCGGACCATCTACCTCCTGCCGATGAGCCTCTCGTTCGTCGTCACGGCGACGCTGTGGGCGTGGATGTACAACGCCTCGAACGGTGTGCTCAACAACTTCCTCAGGGTGCTCAACCTCGAAGGGCTGATCATCACGCTGTTGAAACCCGCGGCGGTCCAGGCGACCACGATCCAGTGGCTCTCCTGGTCGACGACGGCGCTCGGCGCGGTCATCTTCGCGTTGCTGTGGCAGTTCAGCGGCTACGCGATGGTCGTCTTCCTCGCCGGACTCCGTGCGATCCCGGACGAACACTACGAGGCGGCCCGCGTCGACGGCGCCTCGACGGTTCGGATGTACATGCGGGTCATCATCCCGCAGCTGCGCGCCCCCGCAGTCTCGGCGTCGGTCGTCCTGATGGTGTTCGCGCTGAAGGCGTTCGACTTCATCTTCGCACTGCGCGGTGACCAGCCAGGGGCGAACATCGACATCCTGGCGACGATGATGTACCGCGAGGCGTTTACGGGCGGCAACGAGTGGGCCTACGGGTCCGCGATCGCGATCGTCCTGTTCGTTCTCGCACTGCTGGTGATCGCACCGTATCTGTACAGCGAGTACCAGCGAGGTGAACTATGA
- a CDS encoding class II fumarate hydratase, with amino-acid sequence MSEDFRTEQDSLGEMEVPADAYWGAQTQRAVENFPISQTTFGRRFVRALGVVKKAAAQANRDLELIPEEKADCIVEAADEVIAGDHDDQFPVDVFQTGSGTSSNMNANEVISNRATELYGGEIGSREIHPNDHVNFGQSSNDVIPTAMHVASLEAVEKDVLPGLKTLRDALAAKEDEFETVVKTGRTHLQDATPITLGQEFSGYRTQVEKGISRVQSTRSRLSELALGGTAVGTGLNTHPEFPELAAEYISEETDLQFHEADNHFEAQAAHDAMSEAHGALRTVAGSLNKIANDLRLLASGPRNGLGEIDQPENQPGSSIMPGKINPVVAEAVNQIHKQVVGNDAAVSAGAAEGQIDLNLYKPILASNFLQSARLIANGSEVFAEKFVAKLEADAEHCAERVEQSMALATALNPAIGYDKASKVAKKALAEDKTIREVVLEEGYLDEDEVDEVLDPEQMTKRGILGDE; translated from the coding sequence ATGAGCGAGGACTTCAGGACCGAACAGGACAGTCTCGGTGAGATGGAGGTTCCGGCGGACGCGTACTGGGGAGCCCAGACACAGCGCGCGGTCGAGAACTTCCCGATCAGCCAGACGACGTTCGGCCGGCGGTTCGTCCGGGCGCTCGGTGTCGTGAAGAAGGCCGCCGCACAGGCGAACCGCGACCTGGAACTGATCCCCGAGGAGAAGGCCGACTGCATCGTCGAGGCGGCCGACGAAGTGATCGCCGGGGACCACGACGACCAGTTCCCGGTGGACGTGTTCCAGACCGGGTCGGGTACGTCCTCGAACATGAACGCGAACGAAGTCATCTCGAACCGCGCGACGGAGCTGTACGGCGGCGAGATCGGGAGCCGCGAGATCCACCCTAACGATCACGTCAACTTCGGCCAGTCGAGCAACGACGTGATCCCGACCGCGATGCACGTCGCCTCGCTGGAGGCCGTCGAGAAGGACGTACTGCCCGGACTGAAGACGCTCCGGGACGCGCTGGCGGCGAAAGAAGACGAGTTCGAGACCGTCGTCAAGACGGGGCGGACCCACCTCCAGGACGCGACCCCGATCACGCTTGGCCAGGAGTTCTCCGGCTACCGCACCCAGGTCGAGAAGGGGATCTCGCGCGTCCAAAGCACCCGCAGTCGGCTCTCGGAACTCGCGCTGGGTGGCACCGCGGTCGGGACCGGACTCAACACCCACCCCGAGTTCCCCGAACTGGCCGCCGAGTACATCAGCGAGGAGACCGACCTCCAGTTCCACGAGGCGGACAACCACTTCGAGGCCCAGGCCGCCCACGACGCGATGTCCGAGGCCCACGGGGCCCTCCGGACGGTCGCGGGCTCGCTGAACAAGATCGCGAACGATCTGCGCCTGCTGGCCTCCGGGCCCCGCAATGGCCTGGGCGAGATCGACCAGCCCGAGAACCAGCCCGGCTCGTCGATCATGCCCGGCAAGATCAACCCCGTCGTCGCGGAGGCCGTCAACCAGATCCACAAGCAGGTCGTCGGCAACGACGCCGCGGTCTCTGCCGGCGCCGCCGAGGGACAGATCGACCTCAACCTCTACAAGCCGATCCTGGCCTCGAACTTCCTGCAGTCCGCTCGACTGATCGCCAACGGGAGCGAGGTCTTCGCCGAGAAGTTCGTCGCCAAACTCGAAGCCGACGCCGAGCACTGCGCCGAACGGGTCGAGCAGTCGATGGCGCTGGCGACCGCGCTGAACCCCGCGATCGGCTACGACAAGGCCAGCAAGGTCGCCAAGAAGGCGCTCGCGGAGGACAAGACGATCCGGGAGGTCGTCCTCGAAGAGGGGTACCTCGACGAGGACGAGGTCGACGAGGTGCTGGACCCGGAGCAGATGACGAAGCGGGGGATTCTCGGCGACGAGTAG
- a CDS encoding DUF7504 family protein, with protein MYTAGDALPIDEVEPGSTLLLVGPPMIGKRALAARLLAAGLDAGEAVAVVAADGSASDIRSELADEFGRSVDGYPVGVVDCAGESHDRELPNPLDSRVGSPADLTGIGMELMATLERLYTDHSQRIRVGIASLTTMSMYADPQQVVRFLHVFSNRIAEIGGFGVAVAHSETVDDEFLTQCRSFVDGVVEIRERGEAARELRVVGLGTDGTDWVPIDGAVASPEPSARRSETPRTATDTEASLRAIADDVRDDGPTLTVLDPDDERSLSTIERYFDRHSVPVREGSTTVDGPRSIALLHRGDDLLASENVTALRNAIDIDEDETDVFDARRTSDLLSRLDGSVFGTGATEKALLVDVSHNIELLAARTGSGRLHTGFQAFSRLVDDPESLRIYRRLADHDIDIHLYGAPDADVPIDGLTRHGEDTAELTDSWFVVFDGAGDPETTGALLSFELDEPNTYRGFWTYDAEIVDRIDRYLTATYLERSERPSAMD; from the coding sequence ATGTACACTGCCGGCGACGCGTTGCCGATCGACGAAGTCGAGCCGGGGTCGACGCTGTTGCTCGTCGGCCCACCGATGATCGGCAAGCGCGCGCTCGCCGCCCGGTTGCTCGCGGCCGGGCTGGATGCCGGAGAGGCCGTCGCCGTCGTCGCCGCCGACGGGAGCGCCAGTGACATCCGAAGCGAACTGGCGGACGAGTTCGGCCGCTCCGTCGACGGGTATCCCGTCGGTGTCGTCGACTGTGCCGGCGAGTCACACGACAGGGAGCTGCCGAATCCACTCGACAGCCGGGTCGGGTCGCCGGCGGACCTGACTGGCATCGGGATGGAACTCATGGCGACGCTCGAACGACTCTACACCGACCACTCACAGCGAATCCGGGTCGGTATCGCCTCGCTGACGACTATGTCGATGTACGCCGACCCGCAGCAGGTGGTCCGGTTCCTCCACGTCTTCTCGAACCGGATCGCCGAGATCGGGGGGTTCGGCGTCGCAGTCGCTCACTCCGAGACAGTCGACGACGAGTTCCTGACCCAGTGTCGGTCGTTCGTCGACGGGGTCGTCGAGATCAGGGAACGCGGCGAGGCCGCCAGAGAACTCCGGGTCGTCGGCCTCGGAACCGACGGGACGGACTGGGTGCCGATCGACGGGGCAGTGGCGAGTCCCGAACCGAGCGCCCGGCGGTCGGAGACGCCGCGAACCGCCACGGACACGGAGGCCTCGCTGCGAGCCATCGCCGACGACGTTCGCGACGACGGACCGACGCTCACGGTGCTCGACCCGGACGACGAGCGGTCGCTGTCGACCATCGAGCGATACTTCGACCGCCACAGCGTGCCCGTCAGAGAGGGGTCGACGACAGTCGACGGTCCCCGGTCGATCGCGCTGCTCCACCGCGGGGACGACCTGCTGGCCAGCGAGAACGTCACCGCGTTGCGCAACGCCATCGACATCGACGAGGACGAGACGGACGTGTTCGACGCGCGACGGACCAGCGACCTGCTCTCGCGGCTGGACGGGTCCGTGTTCGGGACGGGAGCGACCGAAAAGGCACTGCTCGTCGACGTGAGCCACAACATCGAGTTACTCGCCGCCCGTACCGGGAGCGGACGACTCCACACCGGGTTCCAGGCGTTCTCGCGGCTGGTCGACGATCCCGAGAGCCTGCGGATCTATCGCCGGCTGGCGGATCACGACATCGACATCCACCTGTACGGCGCGCCGGACGCCGATGTCCCGATCGACGGGCTGACCCGCCACGGCGAGGACACCGCGGAACTGACCGACTCGTGGTTCGTCGTCTTCGACGGGGCCGGCGACCCCGAAACGACGGGCGCGCTCCTCTCGTTCGAACTCGACGAACCGAACACGTATCGGGGCTTCTGGACCTACGACGCCGAGATCGTCGACCGGATCGACCGGTATCTGACCGCGACGTACCTCGAACGGAGCGAGCGCCCCAGCGCCATGGACTGA
- a CDS encoding RNA methyltransferase — MIAVAVVDAETPGNVGTIARSMKNFGLSELLLVDPPELDPDGEAYGFAGQARDDILPEARTVPFEHIVENYHTVACTAVPNEDASSHVRYPAVTPRDLADSLADVEGDVCVVFGRERVGLHNDELARCDEICSIPASADYPVLNLGQAATIVCYELRDLTVERDQHPESLHTTAAAVAVEGLHDEFGTFLEAIGHAEEKRPKTRRMFRRVLGRARPTGREVRTMRGLFRRAREGIDRREE, encoded by the coding sequence ATGATCGCGGTCGCCGTCGTCGACGCGGAGACGCCGGGCAACGTCGGCACGATCGCCCGGTCGATGAAGAACTTCGGCCTCTCGGAGTTGCTGCTCGTCGACCCGCCCGAACTGGACCCCGACGGAGAAGCCTACGGCTTCGCCGGACAGGCCCGGGACGATATCCTCCCGGAGGCAAGGACCGTCCCGTTCGAGCATATCGTCGAGAACTACCACACGGTCGCCTGTACGGCGGTCCCCAACGAGGACGCGAGCAGTCACGTCCGCTACCCGGCCGTGACGCCGCGGGACCTCGCGGACTCGCTGGCCGATGTCGAGGGCGATGTCTGTGTCGTCTTCGGCCGCGAACGGGTCGGCCTGCACAACGACGAACTCGCCCGCTGTGACGAGATCTGTTCGATCCCCGCAAGCGCCGACTACCCGGTGTTGAACCTCGGCCAGGCCGCGACGATCGTCTGCTACGAACTCCGGGATCTGACTGTCGAGCGCGATCAACACCCCGAGTCGCTGCACACGACCGCAGCGGCCGTGGCCGTCGAGGGACTCCACGACGAGTTCGGGACCTTCCTGGAGGCTATCGGCCACGCCGAGGAGAAACGACCCAAGACACGGCGGATGTTCCGCCGGGTGCTCGGCCGCGCCCGGCCGACCGGGCGTGAGGTCCGGACCATGCGGGGCCTGTTCCGCCGGGCGAGAGAGGGGATCGACCGGCGCGAGGAGTAG
- a CDS encoding ABC transporter ATP-binding protein — protein MSHLTLDEVTKIFHDDDEGEIVAVDDVSIDIDDGEFVCVVGPSGCGKSTTLRMIAGLEDITSGEIRLQGQIINDLPPARRGVAMVFQSYALYPHMTVRENMAFGLEQSTDLSDEEIDDRVTEATDILGIHDLIDRKPNELSGGQQQRVALGRAIVRDPDVFLMDEPLANLDAKLRAEMRTELQHLQEELDVTTVYVTHDQTEAMTMSDRIAILNDGRLQQCATPLECYHEPSNVFVAGFIGEPSMNFFDVERQGSTLVADRFEYELSDDTLEAIGDETSLTLGIRPEDIELVDTKLDEHDYDAVVDVVEPRGNENTVHLTFEEGETDTFTATIDGMQSVNWGEHVTVRFPEEAIHLFDANTGEAIKNRDLSSVEKVESAV, from the coding sequence ATGTCACATCTCACACTCGACGAGGTAACGAAGATCTTCCACGACGACGACGAAGGCGAGATCGTCGCGGTCGACGATGTCTCGATCGACATCGACGACGGCGAGTTCGTCTGTGTCGTCGGCCCCTCGGGCTGCGGGAAGTCGACGACGCTCCGGATGATCGCCGGCCTGGAAGACATCACGAGCGGCGAGATCCGCCTGCAGGGCCAGATCATCAACGACCTCCCCCCGGCACGGCGGGGCGTCGCCATGGTGTTCCAGTCCTACGCGCTGTATCCCCACATGACCGTCCGGGAAAACATGGCGTTCGGGCTCGAACAGTCGACCGACCTCTCCGACGAGGAGATCGACGACCGGGTCACCGAGGCGACCGACATCCTGGGCATCCACGACCTCATCGACCGGAAACCGAACGAACTCTCGGGCGGCCAGCAACAGCGCGTCGCGCTGGGGCGGGCCATCGTCCGGGACCCCGACGTGTTCCTGATGGACGAACCCCTGGCGAACCTGGACGCGAAGCTCCGCGCGGAGATGCGGACGGAACTCCAGCACCTCCAGGAAGAACTCGATGTCACGACCGTCTACGTGACCCACGATCAGACCGAGGCGATGACGATGTCGGATCGGATCGCCATTCTCAACGACGGGCGGCTCCAGCAGTGTGCGACACCGCTCGAGTGTTATCACGAGCCGAGCAACGTCTTCGTCGCCGGGTTCATCGGCGAACCCTCGATGAACTTCTTCGATGTCGAGCGCCAGGGATCGACGCTGGTCGCCGACCGGTTCGAATACGAACTGAGCGACGACACTCTGGAGGCGATCGGCGACGAGACATCGCTGACACTCGGGATCCGTCCCGAAGACATCGAACTGGTCGACACGAAACTGGACGAGCACGATTACGACGCCGTCGTCGATGTCGTCGAACCACGCGGGAACGAGAACACCGTCCACCTCACCTTCGAAGAGGGCGAGACGGACACGTTCACCGCCACGATCGACGGGATGCAGTCGGTCAACTGGGGAGAACACGTCACCGTTCGGTTCCCCGAAGAGGCGATCCACCTGTTCGACGCCAACACTGGCGAGGCCATCAAGAACCGCGATCTCAGCTCCGTCGAGAAGGTCGAATCCGCGGTCTGA
- a CDS encoding carbohydrate ABC transporter permease gives MSTQDASPLDSIGEYLSSRVALYAVLLFGVVFYLVPVEAAVMTMFKTDAFVNTQPYLPPAPSQFSLDSTMTAIDTIAPGIWNSILMAVPATVLSALFGSLAAYGLTTIDWRGQVGVVVLIIAGIFIPYQAVLVPISTFWYQIVPDFAEFFVGPVLSGWEYPVGNGGLQLAQLTITHVAYGIPICTLLFRGYYQAISDEMIEAARLDGASAFSIYKNIIFPLSYPMFAVTLIYQFTQVYNDLLFALVLLNDPNTQVATQRLVRLTGGVQQDFTLTMAGAIVAAFPTLIVYIFFGDQFAKGVAS, from the coding sequence ATGAGCACACAGGACGCAAGCCCCCTCGATTCGATCGGAGAGTACCTGAGTAGCCGCGTCGCCCTGTACGCGGTCCTGCTGTTCGGTGTCGTCTTCTATCTGGTCCCGGTGGAGGCGGCGGTGATGACGATGTTCAAGACCGACGCGTTCGTCAACACCCAGCCGTACCTCCCGCCGGCCCCGAGCCAGTTCTCGCTGGACTCGACGATGACCGCGATCGACACCATCGCGCCCGGGATCTGGAACTCGATCCTGATGGCGGTCCCGGCGACGGTGCTGTCGGCGCTGTTCGGCAGCCTCGCCGCCTACGGGCTGACGACCATCGACTGGCGGGGTCAGGTCGGTGTCGTGGTCCTGATCATCGCGGGAATCTTCATCCCGTACCAGGCCGTGCTGGTCCCGATCAGCACGTTCTGGTACCAGATCGTCCCGGACTTCGCGGAGTTCTTCGTCGGGCCCGTCCTGAGTGGCTGGGAGTACCCGGTCGGTAACGGTGGACTCCAGTTGGCCCAACTGACGATCACCCACGTCGCCTACGGGATCCCGATCTGTACGCTGCTGTTCCGGGGCTACTACCAGGCCATCTCCGACGAGATGATCGAGGCTGCACGCCTCGACGGCGCCAGCGCCTTCAGCATCTACAAGAACATCATCTTCCCGCTGTCGTACCCGATGTTCGCGGTGACGCTCATCTACCAGTTCACCCAGGTCTACAACGATCTGCTGTTCGCACTGGTGTTGCTGAACGATCCGAACACCCAGGTCGCGACCCAGCGGCTGGTTCGGCTGACCGGCGGTGTCCAGCAGGACTTCACGCTCACGATGGCCGGTGCCATCGTCGCGGCGTTCCCGACCCTGATCGTGTACATCTTCTTCGGTGACCAGTTCGCGAAAGGTGTCGCATCATAA